Proteins from one Microtus pennsylvanicus isolate mMicPen1 chromosome 7, mMicPen1.hap1, whole genome shotgun sequence genomic window:
- the Tent5c gene encoding terminal nucleotidyltransferase 5C codes for MAEEGSSTRDCESLSVLNWDQVSRLHEVLTEVVPIHGRGNFPTLEITLKDIVQTVRSRLEEAGIKVQDVRLNGSAAGHVLVKDNGLGCKDLDLIFHVALPTEVEFQLVRDVVLCSLLNFLPEGVNKLKISPVTLKEAYVQKLVKVCTDADRWSLISLSNKNGRNVELKFVDSIRRQFEFSVDSFQIILDSLLFFYDCSNNPISEHFHPTVIGESVYGDFEEAFDHLQNRLIATKNPEEIRGGGLLKYSNLLVRDFRPADQEEIKTLERYMCSRFFIDFPDILEQQRKLETYLQNHFAEEERSKYDYLMILRRVVNESTVCLMGHERRQTLNLISLLALRVLAEQNIIPSATNVTCYYQPAPYVSDGNFNNYYIAHPPVTYSQPYPTWLPCN; via the coding sequence ATGGCAGAGGAGGGCAGCAGTACCAGGGACTGTGAGTCCCTCAGCGTGCTCAACTGGGATCAGGTTAGCCGGCTGCACGAGGTCCTGACTGAGGTCGTGCCCATCCATGGACGAGGCAACTTTCCAACCTTGGAGATCACCCTTAAGGACATTGTCCAGACTGTCCGCAGTCGGCTGGAGGAGGCGGGCATCAAGGTTCAGGACGTCCGACTGAATGGCTCTGCGGCTGGCCACGTTTTGGTCAAAGACAACGGCCTGGGTTGCAAAGATCTGGATCTCATCTTTCACGTGGCTCTTCCCACAGAGGTAGAATTTCAGCTGGTGAGAGATGTGGTCTTGTGTTCCCTTCTGAACTTTCTGCCGGAGGGCGTGAACAAGCTCAAAATCAGCCCGGTCACCCTGAAGGAGGCCTATGTGCAGAAGCTGGTGAAGGTTTGCACAGACGCAGACCGCTGGAGCCTGATTTCCCTCTCCAACAAGAACGGCAGGAACGTGGAGCTCAAGTTTGTTGACTCCATCCGGCGCCAGTTTGAGTTCAGCGTGGACTCCTTTCAGATCATCCTagactctttgctctttttctatGACTGCTCCAATAATCCCATCTCTGAGCATTTCCACCCCACCGTGATCGGGGAGAGTGTGTACGGGGACTTTGAGGAAGCCTTTGACCATCTCCAGAACCGGCTGATCGCCACCAAGAACCCTGAGGAAATCCGAGGCGGGGGTCTTCTTAAGTACAGCAACCTCCTGGTGCGGGACTTCAGGCCTGCGGACCAGGAGGAAATCAAGACTCTCGAGCGTTACATGTGCTCCAGGTTTTTCATCGACTTCCCGGACATCCTGGAACAGCAGAGGAAGCTGGAGACCTACCTTCAAAACCACTTCGCCGAAGAAGAGAGAAGCAAGTACGACTACCTCATGATTCTTCGCAGGGTTGTGAATGAAAGCACCGTGTGCCTCATGGGGCATGAACGCAGGCAGACCCTGAACCTCATCTCTCTCCTGGCCTTGCGAGTGCTGGCAGAACAAAACATCATCCCCAGCGCCACCAATGTCACCTGTTACTACCAGCCAGCTCCTTATGTCAGCGACGGCAACTTCAACAACTATTACATTGCCCATCCTCCAGTTACCTACAGCCAGCCTTATCCTACATGGCTGCCTTGTAACTAA